The genomic stretch AGGCGGTCGGCGCGGTGAAGGAGACGGTCGCCTTATAGGTCTCGATGATGTGGATCATGTTGGGCGGCGTCGCCTGTTCGAGCAGCGTCGCCGCCGCGCCGTAGCGCAAGGGGAAGATGGCGAGGCCGCCTAGGCCGAAGGTGAAGGCCAGCGGCGGCGAGCCGACGAAGATATCGTCGGGCGTCACCTGGAGGATCTCACGGGCATAGGCGTCGGCGATGATCAACAGATCGCGGTGGAAATGCATCGTCGCCTTCGGCACGCCTGTCGTGCCGGAGGTGAAGCCAAGCAGGGCGACATCGTCGCGGCCGGTGTTGACCGCGGTGAAGGTGACCGGCTTGTCGAGGGCGGCGCGATCGAGTTCGGCATCATGGTTGGCGGTGCCGTCGAAGCCGATGACCTGCTTCAGGAACGCACTGTCCTTGGCGCAAGCGGTCATCTCATCCATCAGCCTGGTGTCGCAAAGCGCGATCGTTATTTCGGCCTTGTCGACGATCTTGGTGAGCTCGCCGGCGCGCAGCATCGGCATGGTGTTGACGACGACGGCGCCGACCTTGGTGGCGGCCAGCCAGCAGGCAACCATTGCGGGGTTGTTGGCGGAGCGGATCAGCACCCGGTTGCCCGGTTTGACGCCGTAATTCTCGACCAGCGCGTGCGCCAGCCTGTTCGTCCAGTCGGACAGTTCCTTGTAGGTGCGGCGGCGGCCATTGCCGATCAGCGCGGTGTGGTCGCCGAGGCCCTTCTCGACCAGCCTGTCGGTCAATTCGACGCCGGCATTGAGATGTTCGGGATAATCGAAACCGTCGAGCAGGAAATCCGGCCATTGATCCGGCGGCGGCAGGTGATCGCGCGTGAACGTGTCGATATGCGCTGAAGGCCCAAGCATGTAGCCGCTGTCCCATTTGCTGCCCGGCCAGTGCGCGAAGCACCTGTCCGAGGTGGTGGATCTGAAGTTTCCGTCTTTCTCGCGAGAGGCTTCGTGCAGCCAGCTATACCTGTACGACGAGGCCACCCTGAAAGGATGAACGTCCGCAGGTTTCGGGACAGCACAGCAGACCTCCCATTGTCAGCTGTACGTCAGGCAGGATCGCACCAGTCGAAATTTGTTTCAAGCCTAAAATGTTTTTGCCTGGAGCATTGACGCGTGGCATGATGGCGGCCATTGCTAGCATGGAAAACGATGCGCTTCGGGGGAGGGTGCCGATGCTCGACCATCGCATTGCCGATTGGGACAATGCCTACGCCAACGGCGCCAATATTGCCGGCAGCGAGCGGTGGCCGGCTGCCTGGACGGAACCGGCGCAAGCCTTTCGTGACGCGTTGTCGGCAGAAGGCCGGGCACGGCTGGACATCGCCTATGGCGACCGGCCGCGCAATCGCTTCGATCTTTTCCTGCCCGATGCCGCGCCCAAGGGGCTCGTCGTGTTCATCCACGGCGGTTACTGGCTGGAGTCCGACAAGAGCGGCTGGTCGCACCTCGCCAAGGGCGCGGTCGGTAGTGGCTTTGCCGTGGCGATGCCGTCCTACACGCTGTGCCCGGACATCCGCATCGCCGGCATCGTCGGCGAAATCGGCGCCGCAATCGGCAAGGCGTCGGCCATGGTTGACGGGCCGCTGATGCTCACCGGGCATTCGGCCGGCGGCCATCTCGCCAGCCGTATGGTGACCACCTCAACGCCTCTGACTGCCGATGTGGCAAAGCGCATACGCCATGTCATTTCGATTTCAGGCCTACATGACCTGCGTCCACTTATGTTCACCGGGCACAATGCGGCATTGGCAATCGATGAGGCCGAAGCCTTGGCGGAAAGCCCGGCGCTGCTGCGCCCCATGGATGGCGTTCGCATCACCTGCTGGGTCGGTGGTGGTGAGCGCTCGGAGTTCCTGCGCCAGAATGCGTTGCTGGCCAACATCTGGACCGGCCTAGGTGCTGCCACCAGCGCTGTGGTCGAACCCGACCGGCATCACTACGACATTGTCGATGGGCTCGCCGATCCGGCGCATCCACTGACACGAACCTTGATCTCGGAATAACCGAGATCGTTTTTTACATATTATCAGTGACTTATGGCGGCGCTTCAGCGCAGCATCAGAACGCTGCAGGAATCTCCGGCAGCGGAAGCACGGCCAAACGGGGGCCGCACGATCAGCCCGTTGGCGTCGGCCAGCATCCTCAGCATCGAGGAATCCTGGATGCTGAACGGCGTCGCCACCAGCCCGCCATCGTCTTCCCTGACCACGGCCCGCACATAATCCTGGCGAAGGTCATTGGGCGGCATTGCGGCGCCCAGCCGTGCCTGACGGATGTCCTGACGATGATTGCGGCCGCCGAGCCTTGCCAGAAGCGGCTTCAGGAACAATTGCGAGCACACGAGGCTCGCCACCGGGTTGCCGGGCAGGCCGATGCACCTGATGTCGCCGAGGCGGCCGAACATCAGCGGCTTGCCGGGGCGCATGGCGATCTTCCAGAAGCCGAGCGTCATGCCTTCGCCGGTCAGCACGTCATGGATCAGGTCGTGATCGCCGACCGAGGCGCCGCCAAGCGTGACGATGACATCCGCACCGGCGGCGACCGCCTTCTTCACCAAGGCGGCGATGGCGTCCTTGCGATCGGCGGCAATGCCGAGATCGAGTGCGCGGCCACCGACCGATTGCGCGGCTGCGGCTACGCCATAGGCGTTGGACGAGATGATCTGGTCAGGCCCGAGTTCGCTGCCCGGCGGCAACAACTCGTCGCCGGTGGCGATGATGGCGACCAGCGGCCGCCTGACCACAGTGACCGCGGGATGGTTGGCCGATGCCGCCAGTGAAAGCGCTGCCGGGTCGAGCAAGCGGCCTTTCTCCAGCAAGACGTCGCCTTTGGAAAAGTCGAGACCGATGCGGCGGATGTTGCGCCACTCCGCCGTCGGCTCGACCACTTCGATATTGCCGCCGCCGAGATCCCGGACGTTTTCCTGGATGACGATGGTGTCGGCGCCTTCAGGTAGCGGCGCGCCGGTGAAGATGCGCACCGCCTGGCGCTCGCCGACGAAGCCATCAAAGCCGCGCCCGGCAGGCGCCATGCCGATCACCGAAAGTCGCGACGGCGCCGACGCGACATCGGCTGCGCGGGTGGCATAGCCGTCCATGGCCGAGGCATTGAAGGGTGGCTGGGTGCGCAGCGCCACGACAGGCTGCGCCAGCACACGATCGACCGCTTCGAACAGAGAAACGCTTTCGCCGGCCAGAGGTGCTGCACCGTCCAGCAGGCGTTCGAGCGCCTCCGCGACCGGAACCAGTGTCATCAGGCGTCAGCCTTGTAGTCGCCCGACTTGCCGCCGGTCTTTTCGACCAGCCGGATGCCGGAGATGACCATGGCGCGGTCCACGGCTTTGGCCATATCGTAGATGGTCAGGCAGGCGACCGACGCTGCGGTCAGCGCTTCCATCTCGACGCCGGTCTGGCCGGTGACACGTGCCAGCGCGGTGACTTTCAGGCCCGGCAGCGCATGGTCGGGTTCGATGTCGACGGAAACCTTGGTGAGGAGCAGTGGATGGCAGAGCGGAATCAGCTCATGCGTCTTCTTCGCCGCCATGATGCCGGCGATGCGCGCGGTACCGAGCACGTCACCTTTTTTGGCATTGCCGGCGAGAATGGTCTTCAAGGTCTCGGGCTGCATCAAAACGAAACCCTCGGCGATCGCCGTGCGCGTCGTCTCTTCCTTGTCGCCGACATCGACCATGTTGGCCTCGCCCTGCGTGCCGAGATGGGTGAGGGCTGATGTCATCGTCAGGCCGCCTCGGCTGTTGCCTTGCCGGTCAAAAGCAGGCGCGTGGCCGCGGTGACATCCTCTTGCCGCATCAGGCTCTCGCCGACAAGGAAGGTGCCGATGCCGGTCTTCTGCATCCTGAGGCAGTCGTCATGGGTGAAAATACCGCTCTCGCTGACCAGCAGGCGGCCGCCCGGCACCATCGGCGCCAGCCGTTCCGAAGTTCTAAGGCTGGTTTCGAACGTTCTCAGATTGCGGTTGTTGATGCCGATCAGCTGCGATGATAGTTTTACCGCGCGCAGCGTCTCGGCCTCGTCATGCACCTCGATCAACGCGTCCATGCCGAGTTCGAATGCCGTCGCTTCCAATTCGCTCGCCAAGGCGTCGTCGACGCTGGCCATGATGATCAGGATGGCGTCAGCGCCCCAGGCGCGCGCCTCATAGACCTGGTAGGGATCGAACAGAAAGTCCTTGCGCAGTGCGGGCAGGGCAACGGCTGCGCGAGCCTTGGTGAGAAACTCCGGCGCGCCCTGGAAGGATGGCGCATCGGTCAACACCGAAAGACAGGCGGCGCCGCCCTTCTCATAGGCCTGCGCCAATGCCGGCGGATCGAAATCGGCGCGGATCAACCCTTTGGAAGGGCTTGCCTTCTTGATTTCGGCGATCAGGGCGAAGTTGCCCGACCTGCGTTTTGCCTCGAGTGCGGCGAGAAAGCCGCGCGGTGCGTCGGCGTCCTTCACCCGCGCCTTGATCTCGGCCAGCGGCACGCGCGCCTTGGCAGCCGCGATCTCGTCGCGCTTGTAGGCCTCGATCTTGCGCAGAATGTCAGACACGGTTCACCCGTTTGAAATTTCGACCAGATGATCGAGCACCTGCAGCGCCCGGCCGCTGTCGATGGCTTGCGCGGCGAGCGCGATGCCGTCGCCAAGCGTCGTCACCTTGCCCGCCACCACCAGTCCCGCGCCGGCATTCATCAGCACGGTGTCGCGATAGGCGCCGGCAGCGCCGCCCAGCATATCGCGCAGCGCCTTGGCGTTGTAGGCGGCGTCACCGCCGCGCAGCTCGTCCTTGGCATGGCGCTTCAGTCCGACCTCTTCCGGGGTCAGCGTGAAGCTGCGGATCTCGCCGCCAACCAGTTCGGCGACATGGGTCTCGCCGGTGGTGGTGATCTCGTCATAGCCGTCGCCATGAACGACCCATGCATGTTCTGTGCCCAGCGCCTTCAATGTCTCGGCCACCGGCATGATCCATTCCGGCAGGAACACGCCGACCATCTGCCGCGTGACCCCGGCTGGATTGGAAAGCGGCCCGAGCAGGTTGAAGATGGTGCGGGTGCCGAGTTCGACGCGGGTCGGGCCGACATGTTTCATCGCCGGGTGGTGCGCGGGCGCGAACATGAAGCCGACGCCGGCTTCGTGGATGCAGCGACCGATCGTTTCCGGCGGAATGTCGATCTTGACACCTAGCGCAATCAGGACATCGGCGGCACCTGTCAGCGAGGACAGGCCGCGATTGCCGTGCTTGGCGACTGGTACGCCGCTGCCGGCGATGACGAAGGCCGACCCCGTCGAAATGTTGACGCTGTGGGAATTGTCGCCCCCGGTGCCGACGATATCGATCGCGCCGGCGGGCGCGTCGACGCGAAGCATCTTGGCCCGCATCGTGGCGACAGCGCCTGAAATCTCGCTCACCGTCTCGCCGCGCACGCGCAGCGCCATCAGGAAGCCGCCGATCTGCCCGGGGGTCGCGTCGCCCGACATGATGATGTCGAAGGCCTCACGCGCTTCCTCGAAGGAAAGCGCGGTGCCGGCCGCGACCTTGGCGATATGGGTTTTCAGCGCGCTCATCTTGTCGAGGCTTGGGCAACGGCGGCCTGATCGACGCGGACGTCGTACTGCGTCTGCAACTGCGCCACCAATTGGTCGAGAAGATCGTCCGACATGCCGGAGGTGAAGGATTTCTGCGCGTCCTCCGGCACCGAGCTGGCGTCGGCACCGGCGGGCTCGAACACTTCGGCGACCTTGAACAGGATCTGCCCGTCGCCGGTGGGCGAGGGGATCAGCCCGGTGCCGCCTTCGCCGACGCCGAACATCACGGCAGCACCTTCCTTGCCGAAATCGGCATCGTCGGCTTCGCGCTTCAGGCCGCGCTTGGTCTGCTTCTCCAGCTTGAGCTCACCGGCGATGACGTCGAGCGTGGCGCCGGCCTTGAGCCGCTTTTCGAGTTCGATCGCCTTGGCGGCGAGCCGCTTGGTAGTCTCCGCCGCCGTCCAGTCGGCGACGACTTTCTGGCGGACTTCATCCAGTGTGCGGTCGCGAGCCGGCGTGATCGAAGCAACCTCATAGAAGATGAAGCCGTTGTCGGCCGTGGTCAGCGCTTCATTTTCGGTGTTGGGTTCTGCGTCAAAGACCGCCTTGATCAGCTCCGGCGATTCCGGCAGGTCCTTGACGATGGAGCCATCCGGCCTGAGGCCACTGCGATCGATGGCGTCGAGGGTGATGTCCTTCAGCTTCAGCTTGGCGGCCGCATCGGCCAGCGAACTGCCGGAGGCGCGGGTGTCTTCGTAATTGTCGTGCACATCCAGAAGGATGCGGCTTGCCTCGCCCAACGCCAGGTCCTTGCGGATCTGGTCGGAGACCTCAGCGAGCGGCTTCACCACTTCGGGCTTGATCTCGGTGACGCGCAGCAGCACCGGACCGAAGGTGCCCTGAACGACCTGGCTGACTTCATTGGCGTTGAGCGCGAAAGCGGCATCGGCAACCGCCTTATCGGCAATCTTGTCCTTGGCGAGCGTGCCAAGCAGCGTGTCGGCCGGGGTCTTGCCTTCGGCGGTCACCAGCTTTTCGAAGGTGGCGCCGGCCTTGAGCGAATCGAACGCCGCCTTGGCCGCATCCGGCGTCTTGAACACAAGCTGCTCGATGGTGCGCATTTCAGGCGTGGTGTAGCGGCCCTTGTTCTTGTTGTAGTCGTCGCTCACCTGTTGTTCGGTGACGGCGGTCGGATCCATGATGTCCACCGGCTCGAGGCGGACATAGGAGAATTTGCGGTACTCAGGTGCTGCGTAGGTTTTCTTGTTGGCCTCGAAATAGGCCTGAAGCACGCTGTCGCTCGGGGCCTCGATCGGTTCGACGAGCGTCTTTGGCAATGGCAGGTAATCGACGGTGCGATCCTCGCCGCGATAGAGCGCGACCGCCTTGAAGAAAGTGTCCGGAGCCTTGAGGCCGTCCGAGACCGCCTCGACGATCTGCTGGCGCACCGCCACCTGGGCGCGGTTCTTCAGGTAATCCTCGGGCCGCATGCCGACCTGGCGCAGCATGTACTCGAATGTTCTTCTGTCGAACTGGCCGCCTGGGCCCTTGAACGCCGGATCCTCACGCGTCAGCTCGGCCAGCCGATCCTTGGACAGGCCGAGACCAAGCTTGCGCGCCTGTTCGTCGAGAACGGCACCGGAGACGAGCTGCGACAGGACCGTGTTGTCGATACCGAGCGCCTTTGCCTGCTCATGGGTGAGGCGCTGGCCGAACTGCTGCGACATGACAGCCAGTTGGCGATCGTAGGCGAGGCGGTATTCATTGATCGATACCTTGGTGCCACCCGCTATTATCACCGAATCGTGGCCGGCAAAGCCGCCCATCAGGCGTCCGGAGATGCCCCAGGCGGCGAAACTGACCACCAACAGCGAAAGCAATGTCTTCGCGACCCAGGTACCCGCCGCGCTTCTCAATATACCAAGCATCGTTACTTCCGATTTATGCGCATTTTCGGATGCGCCGAGTTTGAAACAAGCGCAATAGCGCCCTTCCGGCCCACTGTCGATTGCTTTGTGGCCTGATTTTGGTAGTGAGGGCCAGAGCTTGATATTGCCCGGAGAAGCAGACCATGACGCCAGGAATTCGCCCGCTTGTCGCCGGCAACTGGAAAATGAACGGCACCAGCACCTCGCTGAACGAGCTCAGGATGATCGGCAACGGCTTCATGAGCGGGCTCGACGCGGAGACCGAGGCACTGGTCTGCGTTCCCGCGACGCTGCTTTCCCATGCGGCGGAGATTCTGTCGCGCACGCCGGTCCATGCCGGCGGCGAGGACTGCCATACCAAGGAGAGCGGCGCCTACACCGGCTGCATCTCGGCCGAGATGCTGAAGGACGCCGGCGCCAGCCACGTCATTGTCGGCCATTCCGAATGCCGCGAACAACGTGGCGAGGACGATGCGACGGTCCAGGCCAAGGCCGACGCCGCATGGCGAGCCGGGCTGGTGGCCATCGTTTGCATCGGCGAGACGCAACAACAGCGTGAAGCGGGCGCCACGCTCGACGTGCTGTCGCGCCAGGTCGCCGGTTCGGTGCCGCCGAGTGCCACGCCATCCAACACCATCATTGCCTATGAGCCGGTATGGGCGATCGGCACCGGCCTGACGCCGACCGCCGCCGATGTGGCCGAAGCGCATGCGCATATCCGTGAAAAGCTGGCGGAAAAGCTCGGCGCCATCGCTGCCAAAGTGCGCATTCTCTATGGCGGCTCGGTCAAGCCGTCCAACGCGGTGGAACTGCTGGGCGTCAGGAATGTCGACGGCGCGCTGGTCGGCGGCGCCAGCCTGAAAGCAGCCGATTTCCTCGGTATCGCCGAAGCCTATCGCAGCATTTCAGGCTGATATCCGCGACGATGGACGCGGCTCATCCGGTCCAAATTCGTTGCAAAGGGCGCGTTGCTTCCCATATTCCGGCCACGGGCTTGGAAATGCCGTGAAAGCATTGTATTGAGCCGCCTCCAATTCACCGGTCGTGTCCGCGACCGGGCAAGGCCTTGCCAGGATAAACTATGCAAACCGTACTGATCGTCATCCATCTCATGGTCGTGCTCGCCCTCGTCGGCGTGGTGCTGCTGCAACGCTCCGAAGGCGGTGGCCTTGGCATTGGAGGTGGATCGGGCTTCATGACGGCGCGTGGCGCCGCCAACGCGTTGACGCGGGCGACGGCGATCCTGGCGGCGGCTTTCTTCGTCACGTCGCTGACCTTGTCGATCATTGCCCGCTATGGTGAGAAGCCGATCGACATTCTCGACCGCGTTCCCGCGACTTCAGACGGCGCCGGTAAGGGCGTGCTCAACCAGCTGCCTGGCACGACGACCCCGGCGCCCGCGGGCACCACCACGCCGACGCTGCCGTCGGGCAATGGCGCGGCAACGACGCCTGCGCCGGCCGCTCCGGCCACCGCGCCCGCCTCTGGTGCGACGCCGCCGGCAAGCAACGGCACCACCAACACCGCGCCGGCCGCACCGCAGGTCCCGAACCAGTAACCTCCACCTGGTCTAAACCGCGACCTGTGATCGTTTGAACACAGTCGCGGCAAATGCTGCGCGATCACGAAGATTCGACGCTCAGTAGCGCGGTCCCACGCTTGAGGCATCCGCGCTTATTCGACTATAGATTGCACGCGGCATTTTCGGTGTCCTTGGGGGATGCCGGGCGACGCCGTGGGCAACAAGCATTGAACGATCGGATCTTCGCCATGCAGCTTCGCAGCTTCATTTTCCTGGGACTTTGCGCCGCACTCGGCCTCAGTTCCCCGGCTTTCGCCGGCGTGCCGGCCAATATGGTCGCCAATCAGTCGGTCGACAGAACCGATGCAATCCCTGTCGCAGCCACCAAAAGTGATGCGGCGCAGTTGAGGCTTCTCAAGAAGAAGAAAAACCCGACACCGGACGATCTCGCCCAGATCAAGAAGATCGAAGCCAAGATCGTTGCCGACAAGGAGGACGCCAAGGCCAAGGCACTCGAAGCCAGGAAGCTGGCGATGCGCGAAGCTGCTAAGGCCAAGGCCGAAGCGGACCGGCAGGCATTCCTGGCCAGCAGGGGCCAGAAAGCGCAGGCAACCGAAGTGGCCGAGGCCAAGCCGGCCAAGAAGACCACCAAGGTCATCGAGCCGATTGCACCGATCACGCCGATCCAGTCGGCCGAGCCGCTCCCGGCCGAGGCGATGAACGTTGCCTTGACCGGCAACAATGGCGAACTGCGCAGCGAGGTCATCGGCGGCCAGAAGCAGTCGAGTGGCGGTCTGTTCGCCGGCCTGTTTGGTGGGACCTCATCCGGCTCATCGATCAGCTATCTGCCCGAGACGCGCGCGCTCGACCAGGCACTCGCCCAGAAGAACGCCAGGAAGCCGTTCAAGGTGAAGCCGGAATTCGTCCCTCAGGACGTGGAATTCACCGGCTACGATGCCGGCACCATCGTCATCGACACCAGTGCGCGGCGCCTCTATCTCGTCGAATCATCGACCACCGCGCGTCGCTACGCCATCGCGGTCGGCCGTGAGGGCCTGCAGTTCAAGGGTACGGTTGCCGTCGGCGACAAGCAGGAATGGCCGCGCTGGATCCCGACGCTCGACATGCAGAAGCGAGAACCCAAGCACTACGCCCAGTACAAGGACGGCATGCCCGGCGGTGGCCAGAACCCGCTCGGCGCACGCGCCATCTATCTCTATGACGGCAAGAAGGACACGCATCTGCGCATCCACGGCACCATCGCGCCGCAGTCGATCGGCACCAGTGCCTCCAATGGCTGCTTCCGCATGATGAACGAGCACGTCATAGACCTCTACAGCCGCGTCAGGGTCGGCACCAAAGTCGTCATCATTTGACGTTTTCATCATCATGCCGAAAGGGCCGGCTCAGCCGGCCCTTTTGTTTTGCCCGTTCACGATCAAGCCTCTTCGGTCGTGATCTCTAGACAAACGGAAACCGTTTGTCCGTTCACGATCAAGCCTGTTCGGTCGTGATCCTGGACAAACGGGCAACCGTTTGTCCGAGAAAACCGGATTCCACTTTTCGGGATCCTGGTCCAAGCGCCTTCTTGGGAAAAAGCCTTCGCGGCGGTTTTTTCTCTGGCGGAATCAATCCGGCCGCGTTAAGCGATGACTCCCATGGCGCGATATGTATTCATCACAGGCGGCGTGGTTTCCTCACTTGGAAAAGGCATTGCCGCAGCGGCCCTTGGGGCCCTCCTGCAGGCGCGAGGCTATCGCGCACGCATCAAAAAACTCGACCCTTACCTCAATGTAGATCCCGGCACGATGTCGCCTTACCAGCATGGCGAGGTGTTCGTTACCGATGACGGTGCCGAGACCGATCTCGATCTTGGCCATTACGAGCGCTTCACCGGCCGCTCGGCCAACCAGCAAGACAACATCACCACCGGCCGCATCTACAAGAACATCATCGAGCGCGAGCGGCGCGGCGATTATCTCGGCGCAACCGTGCAGGTCATCCCGCACGTCACCGACGAGATCAAGAATTTCGTCCTCAACGGCAATGACGACTATGATTTCGTGCTGTGTGAGATCGGCGGCACGGTCGGTGACATCGAGGCGATGCCGTTCCTCGAGGCGATCCGCCAGCTCGGCAATGATCTGCCGCGCAACAACGCCGTCTACGTGCATCTGACCTTGATGCCCTACATCCCGACGGCGGGCGAACTGAAGACCAAGCCGACCCAGCACTCGGTCAAGGAACTGCGCGGCATCGGCATCGCACCCGACATCCTGCTGGTCCGCGCTGACCGCGCCATCCCCAAGGAAGAGCGCAGAAAGCTGTCGCTGTTCTGCAATGTCCGGGAAAGCGCCGTCATCCAGGCGCTCGACGTGCCGCACATCTACGACGTGCCGATGGCCTACCACAAGGAAGGGCTTGATTCGGAAGTGTTGGCCGCCTTCGGTATCGACCCGGCGCCGAAGCCGCGTATGGAGCCATGGCAGAAGGTCTCGGACCGCATCCACAATCCGGAAGGCGAGGTGACCATCGCCATCGTCGGCAAATATACCGGCCTCAAGGATGCCTACAAATCGCTAACCGAGGCGCTGTCGCATGGCGGCCTGGCCAACCATGTCAAGGTCAAACTCGACTGGATCGAATCGGAGATCTTCGAAAAGGAGGATCCGACGCCTTGGCTGGAGAAGGTGCACGGCATCCTGGTTCCGGGCGGTTTTGGCGAGCGTGGCTCCGAAGGCAAGATCCTGGCGGCGAAGTTCGCGCGTGAGCGCAAGGTGCCGTATTTCGGCATCTGCTTCGGCATGCAGATGGCCTGTATCGAGGCGGCACGGTCGCTGGCCGGCGTCGAGCACGCGTCTTCGACCGAGTTCGGCCCGACCCAGGAGCCGGTCGTCGGGCTGATGACGGAATGGCTGAAAGGCAACATGCTGGAGAAGCGCCGCGAGACCGGCGATCTCGGCGGCACGATGCGGCTCGGCGCCTATCAGGCCGAGCTCGCCAAGGGCTCGAAGATCGCCGACATCTATGGCGACACGCAGATTTCCGAGCGCCACCGCCACCGCTACGAGGTCAATATCGACTACAAGGAGCGGCTCGAGGATTGCGGCCTGGTGTTTGCAGGCATGTCGCCTGACGGCGTGCTGCCGGAGACGGTCGAATATCCCGACCATCCCTGGTTCATCGGCGTGCAGTATCACCCCGAGCTGAAGAGCCGGCCGCTCGATCCGCATCCGCTGTTCGCCAGCTTCATCGAGGCAGCGGTCGAGCAGTCGCGCCTGGTCTAGGCACCCGCCAGGCGAGGCCTCTCATGCAGACCTATGTCGCGCTCCTCTACAGCATCATCCTGGGCGAGGGGCGCCGGGTCGTCATGTCGGACCTCAAGGCGATGGCTGAAGGCCTCGGCCTGAGGAATGTTCGCACGCTGGTGGCGACCGGCAACCTCGTCTTCGACGCGCGGAAAACCGACATCGGCAAGCTGGAACAGCGGCTGGAAACGGCCTTCGAAAAAACCTTCGGCCGCCATGTCGACATCATCGTGCGCACTGCCGAGGGCTGGCTGAAACTTGCCGCCGGCAATCCGTTTCCGGCCGATTCAGCTGAAGCGGGCGACCAGGTGGCTGTGCGTGTGATGCGCGAAGCTGCGGCCGACGATGCCCTATCGGGACTTCAGGCCTATGCCGCCGAGGACGAGAAGGTGCTCGTGGTCGGCGGTGACATATGGCTCGTGTTTTCGCGCGAAAGGCCAAGCTCGCGCCTGCTTGCCGCCGCCAACCACAAGCGCATGGGCATCGGCACGTCGCGCAACTGGAACACAGTGCGCAAGCTGGCCGAGATGGTAGGGCAGTAGGGCAGTAGGGCAGTAGGGCAGTAGGGCAGTAGGGCAGTATTTCCCTACTCACTTACTGCCCTACGGCCTTTGTTTAGGCCTTCGCCGTCCTGGCGCCCGCACCCACGGCGGCGGTGCGCAGCACGTAGTAGATGACGCCGGCGATGGCGACGCCGAAGAACCAGCCATAGACGCCCCACCAGGACGGCAGCCAGTTGGTGAAGTTCGGCAGGATCGACGAGAAGATGGCGCCGATGCCGGCGGCGATGAAGGCATTGACGTGCCAGCCCCCTTGGAACCGGAACTCGCCATCCTCGCGATACAGCGCCTCGACATCGACCTCGCTTTTGCGGATCAGATAGTAGTCGACCATCATGACGCCGAAGATCGGTCCCATCGTCGCGCCGATGATGTTGACGAAATGCGCGGCACCACCATCCCACGGCGCGAAGGGGTAT from Mesorhizobium sp. NZP2077 encodes the following:
- a CDS encoding L,D-transpeptidase produces the protein MQLRSFIFLGLCAALGLSSPAFAGVPANMVANQSVDRTDAIPVAATKSDAAQLRLLKKKKNPTPDDLAQIKKIEAKIVADKEDAKAKALEARKLAMREAAKAKAEADRQAFLASRGQKAQATEVAEAKPAKKTTKVIEPIAPITPIQSAEPLPAEAMNVALTGNNGELRSEVIGGQKQSSGGLFAGLFGGTSSGSSISYLPETRALDQALAQKNARKPFKVKPEFVPQDVEFTGYDAGTIVIDTSARRLYLVESSTTARRYAIAVGREGLQFKGTVAVGDKQEWPRWIPTLDMQKREPKHYAQYKDGMPGGGQNPLGARAIYLYDGKKDTHLRIHGTIAPQSIGTSASNGCFRMMNEHVIDLYSRVRVGTKVVII
- a CDS encoding DUF1697 domain-containing protein yields the protein MQTYVALLYSIILGEGRRVVMSDLKAMAEGLGLRNVRTLVATGNLVFDARKTDIGKLEQRLETAFEKTFGRHVDIIVRTAEGWLKLAAGNPFPADSAEAGDQVAVRVMREAAADDALSGLQAYAAEDEKVLVVGGDIWLVFSRERPSSRLLAAANHKRMGIGTSRNWNTVRKLAEMVGQ
- the secG gene encoding preprotein translocase subunit SecG — translated: MQTVLIVIHLMVVLALVGVVLLQRSEGGGLGIGGGSGFMTARGAANALTRATAILAAAFFVTSLTLSIIARYGEKPIDILDRVPATSDGAGKGVLNQLPGTTTPAPAGTTTPTLPSGNGAATTPAPAAPATAPASGATPPASNGTTNTAPAAPQVPNQ
- a CDS encoding CTP synthase, which encodes MTPMARYVFITGGVVSSLGKGIAAAALGALLQARGYRARIKKLDPYLNVDPGTMSPYQHGEVFVTDDGAETDLDLGHYERFTGRSANQQDNITTGRIYKNIIERERRGDYLGATVQVIPHVTDEIKNFVLNGNDDYDFVLCEIGGTVGDIEAMPFLEAIRQLGNDLPRNNAVYVHLTLMPYIPTAGELKTKPTQHSVKELRGIGIAPDILLVRADRAIPKEERRKLSLFCNVRESAVIQALDVPHIYDVPMAYHKEGLDSEVLAAFGIDPAPKPRMEPWQKVSDRIHNPEGEVTIAIVGKYTGLKDAYKSLTEALSHGGLANHVKVKLDWIESEIFEKEDPTPWLEKVHGILVPGGFGERGSEGKILAAKFARERKVPYFGICFGMQMACIEAARSLAGVEHASSTEFGPTQEPVVGLMTEWLKGNMLEKRRETGDLGGTMRLGAYQAELAKGSKIADIYGDTQISERHRHRYEVNIDYKERLEDCGLVFAGMSPDGVLPETVEYPDHPWFIGVQYHPELKSRPLDPHPLFASFIEAAVEQSRLV
- a CDS encoding SurA N-terminal domain-containing protein, producing MLGILRSAAGTWVAKTLLSLLVVSFAAWGISGRLMGGFAGHDSVIIAGGTKVSINEYRLAYDRQLAVMSQQFGQRLTHEQAKALGIDNTVLSQLVSGAVLDEQARKLGLGLSKDRLAELTREDPAFKGPGGQFDRRTFEYMLRQVGMRPEDYLKNRAQVAVRQQIVEAVSDGLKAPDTFFKAVALYRGEDRTVDYLPLPKTLVEPIEAPSDSVLQAYFEANKKTYAAPEYRKFSYVRLEPVDIMDPTAVTEQQVSDDYNKNKGRYTTPEMRTIEQLVFKTPDAAKAAFDSLKAGATFEKLVTAEGKTPADTLLGTLAKDKIADKAVADAAFALNANEVSQVVQGTFGPVLLRVTEIKPEVVKPLAEVSDQIRKDLALGEASRILLDVHDNYEDTRASGSSLADAAAKLKLKDITLDAIDRSGLRPDGSIVKDLPESPELIKAVFDAEPNTENEALTTADNGFIFYEVASITPARDRTLDEVRQKVVADWTAAETTKRLAAKAIELEKRLKAGATLDVIAGELKLEKQTKRGLKREADDADFGKEGAAVMFGVGEGGTGLIPSPTGDGQILFKVAEVFEPAGADASSVPEDAQKSFTSGMSDDLLDQLVAQLQTQYDVRVDQAAVAQASTR
- the tpiA gene encoding triose-phosphate isomerase, with the translated sequence MTPGIRPLVAGNWKMNGTSTSLNELRMIGNGFMSGLDAETEALVCVPATLLSHAAEILSRTPVHAGGEDCHTKESGAYTGCISAEMLKDAGASHVIVGHSECREQRGEDDATVQAKADAAWRAGLVAIVCIGETQQQREAGATLDVLSRQVAGSVPPSATPSNTIIAYEPVWAIGTGLTPTAADVAEAHAHIREKLAEKLGAIAAKVRILYGGSVKPSNAVELLGVRNVDGALVGGASLKAADFLGIAEAYRSISG